In a genomic window of Neoarius graeffei isolate fNeoGra1 chromosome 13, fNeoGra1.pri, whole genome shotgun sequence:
- the si:dkey-65j6.2 gene encoding pleckstrin homology domain-containing family G member 4B isoform X1, producing the protein MNPDFLDSSIQSALSALYPPFEATAPCILSQLLHVIEGHYGSDSFQCLIDFLIPARRLLERVRQAACVPYSDLLFHFSGWLLCLYDHIVIHLAPINPLLLSFEDFYLQVVPFKKQAACIVIRCLLEEEQHVLEETPIPENSFSCIFTQNWLKELNLGRHGRPLSHCVLATEHCLVKVPWDQVAYPEFEGQPQHMDSSGTSNQQEPLKGPSWQGYSLETRICPAKDGIAVSLCLVDSSRQSELNAMPGMRPLGWVSPNTWDSRSKESFVDENVNNVDLIKEKSNLGDSQTHAQLRTCLLKPHRVTSPVGHDHATHDRPTCGRTVRFAEQPCTPCLRRKHGQGTKNQECRYKEYCREEQCTVRIDNRQNEPILSERTVKTDHLQRPVWNQLPQIQTINNNPNENHKKVPDNSQGSFPDMTDLSKGIITCSTPTVAETESEKSHIVVQGYSSEGKTDSKTEIIPRLHVAQGKKTTTFGLVSPKLNRRKPPMQEAAQDHKNLPHLAKGPCTKKSASSLHYSDIKKPEKRSPFPAPSKPETCLLQAGLSCLTGGRDRSNRVVVEVYGDHRHWGSPLLSSLVLSKLLLYFHTIIRKEDREFGMTIVYDSRKILPHLEFFEALQMVQEQDPKAIHCVLLLISKEESYSPKEYPGDMVWGFCTVVVTSLKSLHRYIEYSQLSPALEGTFLYSHRNWLHLHQELYPFVFALKEATNLLLEAIKELEGLHKVDTAQNVQQCIHDQRVLINDVLEDTQLVTLQREGGALLARLRWESDVRAAHYETNCNVMDTVDSLYNEVEEHVHVLLRRSNVSFQHLGFLLQLRKMESRFMEIKEWFDVEGERLILETESAEEPNKSFEEFLQCLTTVFSEINEHKLQAIMLLNEAESIQEPNDPETDVFHIMASTFKSDLSEFLSQAEQYCDELNTLLNLCHFCERATEVAIDCSHHLEQERLQCMNHQEKWAVLQGCHEKLSQFSPEHFQEAKTQACSLQNTWGRKLWNMTWLRCQEVSRQLEDTLQELEQDQQPSVSVCSQYEWYGNAGNESTDGGPMLPQPDTHQNPLECSEVRQSRDSIHSTVNCFNINFRQSRKGRKGSKMAPVADPDKKSPSQTTHDDRQTTVAGSDTASCQWLHWHNNSTKYTKEDSYPASSSSKIEILPFTFTESKSSPPICFSTQISGPACSGIQTSVLQNPVPLSGSFCLETLGCEATHPENTSHTEETASWGNEAANTLSSPGMENNTMKLQCIMEELLLTELEYVRSLGYILTHYLPLLARPDVPPDLRGQRGRIFGNLEKLHDFHCHCFLQELEACRTEPLRVGRCFLKHRENFGLYALYSKNKPQSDALIQQHKFFKCKQMELGDSMDLSSYLLKPVQRISKYSLLLQEMLDECGAAHDADCLEIQGAAEVVQFQLRHGNDLLTMDAIQNCDVNLQEQGQLIRQDELYVTFRKKRALRRVFLFQDLLLFTKTKKTQRGDDVYVYKQSFKTCDIGLTQNRGQSGLCFEIWFRRRRTQDTYTLQAERQDVKEAWTADLQHILWDQALKNRELRRQEQVFMGLGSKPFLKIQPSETAVHDRTINCFLQEGEIEGLQSPNLTTSRLQSDTTGPRPESISSASGSHSSSTSGRGSLSPCGFHENQAQENGHGTQIPRISHQNNSHVSIESPDRYGSRVCGSSGSCSATGGRLYDACWYPAAAHVTCSIQEKRPQ; encoded by the exons AACCCAGACTTCCTGGACTCATCCATCCAGAgcgctctctctgctctctaTCCTCCATTTGAGGCTACAGCTCCCTGCATTCTCAGCCAACTATTGCATGTCATTGAGGGTCATTACGGCAGCGATTCCTTTCAGTGCCTAATTGACTTCCTGATCCCAGCCAGGCGACTCCTTGAGAGGGTGCGCCAGGCAGCTTGT GTGCCATATTCAGACTTACTGTTCCATTTTTCAGGCTGGCTGCTGTGCCTGTATGACCACATTGTAATCCATCTCGCACCTATCAACCCACTGCTGCTTTCGTTTGAAGACTTTTATCTACAGGTGGTGCCATTTAAGAAGCAAGCGGCCTGTATCGTGATTCGGTGCCTTTTGGAAGAGGAACAGCATGTTTTGGAGGAAACTCCAATACCAGAGAACTCATTTAGCTGTATCTTCACCCAGAACTGGCTAAAAGAACTCAACTTAGGCAGACATGGAAGACCGCTCAGTCACTGTGTTCTGGCTACTGAGCATTGCCTAGTGAAAGTGCCTTGGGATCAGGTGGCCTACCCAGAGTTTGAGGGCCAGCCACAGCACATGGATTCTTCTGGTACTTCCAATCAACAGGAGCCTTTGAAAGGACCTTCCTGGCAGGGTTATTCACTTGAAACTAGGATCTGTCCTGCTAAGGATGGTATTGCAGTGTCTTTGTGCTTGGTAGACAGCTCGAGACAGAGTGAGCTGAATGCCATGCCTGGGATGAGGCCACTTGGCTGGGTGTCTCCTAATACTTGGGACAGTCGCAGTAAAGAGTCTTTTGTGGATGAGAATGTAAACAATGTGGACCTTATCAAGGAAAAGAGTAATTTAGGAGACTCTCAGACACATGCTCAACTTAGAACTTGTTTGCTAAAGCCACACAGGGTCACATCTCCTGTTGGCCATGATCATGCAACCCATGATCGTCCCACCTGTGGACGTACTGTAAGGTTTGCAGAGCAGCCTTGCACTCCTTGCCTGAGAAGGAAGCATGGACAGGGGACCAAGAACCAAGAATGCCGATACAAGGAGTATTGCAGGGAAGAACAATGTACTGTTAGAATTGATAACAGGCAAAATGAACCAATTCTCTCTGAGAGAACAGTGAAGACAGACCATCTCCAGAGACcagtttggaaccaacttccacagATTCAAACTATTAATAATAACCCCAATGAAAATCATAAAAAAGTTCCTGATAATTCTCAGGGTAGCTTCCCAGACATGACAGATTTGAGCAAAGGAATCATCACCTGTTCCACCCCAACTGTGGCTGAAACAGAATCAGAGAAAAGTCACATTGTTGTCCAAGGATATTCCAGTGAGGGAAAAACGGACAGCAAAACAGAAATTATCCCAAGGTTACATGTAGCTCAGGGAAAAAAGACCACTACTTTTGGACTTGTTTCGCCAAAGTTAAACAGACGAAAGCCACCAATGCAAG AAGCAGCTCAGGACCATAAAAATCTTCCACATCTTGCTAAGGGACCTTGCACAAAAAAATCCGCATCCTCATTACATTATTCTGATATAAAAAAGCCTGAAAAGAGATCGCCTTTCCCAGCTCCATCGAAACCAGAGACCTGCCTCCTGCAAGCAGGACTTTCTTGCCTTACAG GTGGAAGAGATCGCTCAAACAGAGTAGTAGTGGAGGTTTATGGTGATCACCGACActgggggtctcctttgttgtccaGCTTGGTGCTCTCTAAACTTCTGCTTTATTTCCACACCATCATTAG GAAGGAGGATAGAGAGTTTGGAATGACCATTGTGTACGACAGTCGTAAGATACTGCCACACCTAGAATTCTTTGAAGCTCTGCAGATGGTGCAG GAGCAGGATCCAAAAGCAATCCACTGTGTGCTACTGTTGATCAGTAAGGAGGAAAGTTATAGCCCCAAGGAATACCCTGGAGACATGGTCTGGGGCTTTTGCACT GTTGTTGTGACATCACTCAAAAGCCTTCACAGATATATAGAGTACAGTCAGCTGAGCCCAGCCCTGGAAGGCACTTTTCTTTACAGTCACAGAAACTGGCTGCACCTTCATCAA GAACTGTATCCATTTGTCTTTGCCCTGAAGGAAGCGACAAATTTGCTTCTAGAAGCCATAAAAGAGTTAGAAGGGCTCCATAAAGTAGACACTGCTCAG AATGTACAGCAGTGCATTCATGACCAAAGGGTTCTAATTAACGATGTGCTTGAAGACACCCAGTTGGTTACCTTACAAAGGGAAGGCGGCGCATTGTTGGCCAGGTTGAGATGGGAGAGTGATGTAAGAGCAGCACACTATGAGACCAACTG TAATGTCATGGATACTGTGGATTCCCTTTACAATGAGGTAGAGGAACATGTCCATGTGCTGTTGAGAAGGTCCAACGTATCATTTCAACACCTTGGTTTCTTGCTACAGCTCAGGAAGATGGAATCAAGGTTTATGGAG ATAAAGGAGTGGTTTGATGTGGAGGGAGAGAGACTAATACTGGAGACTGAATCTGCAGAGGAACCAAACAAGagctttgaagaatttctccaatGCTTAACCACTGTCTTCTCTGAAATTAAC GAACATAAGCTTCAGGCAATTATGTTACTAAATGAAGCAGAAAGCATCCAGGAACCAAACGATCCTGAGACAGATGTGTTCCACATAATGGCATCCACATTTAAATCCGACTTGTCTGAATTTCTGTCCCAAGCAGAGCAGTACTGTGATGAGCTGAACACTCTGCTCAATTTGTGCCACTTCTGTGAGAGG GCAACTGAGGTGGCCATAGACTGTTCTCATCATTTGGAACAAGAGAGACTGCAGTGCATGAATCATCAAGAGAAATGGGCTGTTCTTCAGGGATGCCATGAGAAGCTTAGCCAGTTTTCACCTGAACATTTCCAAGAGGCAAAGACCCAGGCCTGCTCTCTGCAGAACACATGGGGGAGGAAGCTGTGGAACATGACTTGGTTAAGGTGTCAGGAGGTCAGTCGGCAACTGGAGGACACTTTACAGGAGTTGGAGCAAGACCAACAGCCATCAGTATCTGTATGTTCACAGTATGAATGGTATGGtaatgcaggaaatgagagcactgATGGAGGGCCAATGCTTCCACAACCTGATACACATCAGAACCCACTTGAATGCTCAGAAGTCCGGCAGAGCCGAGACAGTATCCACAGCACAGTGAACTGCTTCAACATCAATTTCAGGCAATCCCGTAAAGGACGTAAAGGGTCCAAAATGGCTCCAGTGGCAGATCCTGACAAGAAGTCACCCAGCCAAACAACCCATGATGACAGGCAGACAACAGTTGCAGGTTCAGACACAGCTAGTTGCCAGTGGTTACACTGGCACAACAACTCAACCAAATACACTAAGGAAGACTCTTATCCAGCCTCCAGTTCCTCTAAGATTGAGATCCTACCATTTACCTTCACAGAATCTAAGAGCTCACCACCTATCTGCTTCAGTACCCAAATCTCAGGACCTGCCTGCTCTGGAATTCAGACCTCAGTGCTGCAAAACCCAGTACCACTTTCTGGTAGCTTCTGTTTGGAAACTTTGGGCTGTGAGGCAACGCACCCTGAAAATACCTCCCACACTGAAGAGACTGCCAGCTGGGGGAATGAAGCAGCAAATACCCTGTCAAGTCCTGGCATGGAAAACAACACTAT GAAGCTGCAGTGTATTATGGAGGAATTGTTATTGACCGAGCTGGAGTATGTAAGATCTCTGGGTTACATCCTGACTCATTACCTCCCCCTGCTGGCCAGGCCAGATGTGCCTCCAGACCTGAGAGGTCAGCGTGGAAGGATCTTTGGAAACCTAGAGAAACTACATGATTTCCACTGCCATTGTTTCCTGCAGGAGCTTGAGGCTTGCCGGACAGAACCACTTCGGGTGGGCCGCTGTTTCCTCAAACAT AGAGAGAATTTTGGGCTGTACGCTCTCTACAGCAAAAACAAGCCTCAGTCAGATGCTCTGATCCAACAGCATAAGTTCTTCAAG TGTAAACAGATGGAGCTGGGAGACAGCATGGATCTATCCTCCTACCTGCTGAAGCCAGTGCAGAGGATCAGTAAGTACAGTCTACTGCTTCAGGAGATGCTGGATGAATGTGGAGCAGCACATGACGCAGACTGTCTGGAGATCCAAGGTGCTGCCGAGGTGGTCCAATTCCAGCTACGCCATGGAAATGATCTGCTCACCATGGATGCCATCCAGAACTGTGAT GTGAACTTGCAGGAACAAGGCCAGTTAATTCGGCAAGATGAGCTCTATGTGACATTTCGCAAGAAGCGTGCTTTGCGGCGAGTGTTTCTCTTCCAGGACCTTCTTCTGTTCACCAAGACAAAGAAAACACAGCGTGGAGATGATGTGTACGTCTACAAACAGTCTTTCAAG ACATGTGACATTGGACTAACCCAGAACCGTGGACAGAGTGGCTTGTGCTTTGAGATCTggttcagaagaagaagaacccagGACACATATACGCTTCAGGCAGAGAGACAGGACGTAAAAGAGGCCTGGACTGCAGACCTGCAGCACATTCTGTGGGACCAGGCACTGAAAAacagag
- the si:dkey-65j6.2 gene encoding pleckstrin homology domain-containing family G member 4B isoform X4 produces the protein MNPDFLDSSIQSALSALYPPFEATAPCILSQLLHVIEGHYGSDSFQCLIDFLIPARRLLERVRQAACVPYSDLLFHFSGWLLCLYDHIVIHLAPINPLLLSFEDFYLQVVPFKKQAACIVIRCLLEEEQHVLEETPIPENSFSCIFTQNWLKELNLGRHGRPLSHCVLATEHCLVKVPWDQVAYPEFEGQPQHMDSSGTSNQQEPLKGPSWQGYSLETRICPAKDGIAVSLCLVDSSRQSELNAMPGMRPLGWVSPNTWDSRSKESFVDENVNNVDLIKEKSNLGDSQTHAQLRTCLLKPHRVTSPVGHDHATHDRPTCGRTVRFAEQPCTPCLRRKHGQGTKNQECRYKEYCREEQCTVRIDNRQNEPILSERTVKTDHLQRPVWNQLPQIQTINNNPNENHKKVPDNSQGSFPDMTDLSKGIITCSTPTVAETESEKSHIVVQGYSSEGKTDSKTEIIPRLHVAQGKKTTTFGLVSPKLNRRKPPMQEAAQDHKNLPHLAKGPCTKKSASSLHYSDIKKPEKRSPFPAPSKPETCLLQAGLSCLTGGRDRSNRVVVEVYGDHRHWGSPLLSSLVLSKLLLYFHTIIRKEDREFGMTIVYDSRKILPHLEFFEALQMVQEQDPKAIHCVLLLISKEESYSPKEYPGDMVWGFCTVVVTSLKSLHRYIEYSQLSPALEGTFLYSHRNWLHLHQELYPFVFALKEATNLLLEAIKELEGLHKVDTAQNVQQCIHDQRVLINDVLEDTQLVTLQREGGALLARLRWESDVRAAHYETNCNVMDTVDSLYNEVEEHVHVLLRRSNVSFQHLGFLLQLRKMESRFMEIKEWFDVEGERLILETESAEEPNKSFEEFLQCLTTVFSEINEHKLQAIMLLNEAESIQEPNDPETDVFHIMASTFKSDLSEFLSQAEQYCDELNTLLNLCHFCERATEVAIDCSHHLEQERLQCMNHQEKWAVLQGCHEKLSQFSPEHFQEAKTQACSLQNTWGRKLWNMTWLRCQEVSRQLEDTLQELEQDQQPSVSVCSQYEWYGNAGNESTDGGPMLPQPDTHQNPLECSEVRQSRDSIHSTVNCFNINFRQSRKGRKGSKMAPVADPDKKSPSQTTHDDRQTTVAGSDTASCQWLHWHNNSTKYTKEDSYPASSSSKIEILPFTFTESKSSPPICFSTQISGPACSGIQTSVLQNPVPLSGSFCLETLGCEATHPENTSHTEETASWGNEAANTLSSPGMENNTMKLQCIMEELLLTELEYVRSLGYILTHYLPLLARPDVPPDLRGQRGRIFGNLEKLHDFHCHCFLQELEACRTEPLRVGRCFLKHRENFGLYALYSKNKPQSDALIQQHKFFKCKQMELGDSMDLSSYLLKPVQRISKYSLLLQEMLDECGAAHDADCLEIQGAAEVVQFQLRHGNDLLTMDAIQNCDVNLQEQGQLIRQDELYVTFRKKRALRRVFLFQDLLLFTKTKKTQRGDDVYVYKQSFKTCDIGLTQNRGQSGLCFEIWFRRRRTQDTYTLQAERQDVKEAWTADLQHILWDQALKNRELRRQEQVFMGLEIEGLQSPNLTTSRLQSDTTGPRPESISSASGSHSSSTSGRGSLSPCGFHENQAQENGHGTQIPRISHQNNSHVSIESPDRYGSRVCGSSGSCSATGGRLYDACWYPAAAHVTCSIQEKRPQ, from the exons AACCCAGACTTCCTGGACTCATCCATCCAGAgcgctctctctgctctctaTCCTCCATTTGAGGCTACAGCTCCCTGCATTCTCAGCCAACTATTGCATGTCATTGAGGGTCATTACGGCAGCGATTCCTTTCAGTGCCTAATTGACTTCCTGATCCCAGCCAGGCGACTCCTTGAGAGGGTGCGCCAGGCAGCTTGT GTGCCATATTCAGACTTACTGTTCCATTTTTCAGGCTGGCTGCTGTGCCTGTATGACCACATTGTAATCCATCTCGCACCTATCAACCCACTGCTGCTTTCGTTTGAAGACTTTTATCTACAGGTGGTGCCATTTAAGAAGCAAGCGGCCTGTATCGTGATTCGGTGCCTTTTGGAAGAGGAACAGCATGTTTTGGAGGAAACTCCAATACCAGAGAACTCATTTAGCTGTATCTTCACCCAGAACTGGCTAAAAGAACTCAACTTAGGCAGACATGGAAGACCGCTCAGTCACTGTGTTCTGGCTACTGAGCATTGCCTAGTGAAAGTGCCTTGGGATCAGGTGGCCTACCCAGAGTTTGAGGGCCAGCCACAGCACATGGATTCTTCTGGTACTTCCAATCAACAGGAGCCTTTGAAAGGACCTTCCTGGCAGGGTTATTCACTTGAAACTAGGATCTGTCCTGCTAAGGATGGTATTGCAGTGTCTTTGTGCTTGGTAGACAGCTCGAGACAGAGTGAGCTGAATGCCATGCCTGGGATGAGGCCACTTGGCTGGGTGTCTCCTAATACTTGGGACAGTCGCAGTAAAGAGTCTTTTGTGGATGAGAATGTAAACAATGTGGACCTTATCAAGGAAAAGAGTAATTTAGGAGACTCTCAGACACATGCTCAACTTAGAACTTGTTTGCTAAAGCCACACAGGGTCACATCTCCTGTTGGCCATGATCATGCAACCCATGATCGTCCCACCTGTGGACGTACTGTAAGGTTTGCAGAGCAGCCTTGCACTCCTTGCCTGAGAAGGAAGCATGGACAGGGGACCAAGAACCAAGAATGCCGATACAAGGAGTATTGCAGGGAAGAACAATGTACTGTTAGAATTGATAACAGGCAAAATGAACCAATTCTCTCTGAGAGAACAGTGAAGACAGACCATCTCCAGAGACcagtttggaaccaacttccacagATTCAAACTATTAATAATAACCCCAATGAAAATCATAAAAAAGTTCCTGATAATTCTCAGGGTAGCTTCCCAGACATGACAGATTTGAGCAAAGGAATCATCACCTGTTCCACCCCAACTGTGGCTGAAACAGAATCAGAGAAAAGTCACATTGTTGTCCAAGGATATTCCAGTGAGGGAAAAACGGACAGCAAAACAGAAATTATCCCAAGGTTACATGTAGCTCAGGGAAAAAAGACCACTACTTTTGGACTTGTTTCGCCAAAGTTAAACAGACGAAAGCCACCAATGCAAG AAGCAGCTCAGGACCATAAAAATCTTCCACATCTTGCTAAGGGACCTTGCACAAAAAAATCCGCATCCTCATTACATTATTCTGATATAAAAAAGCCTGAAAAGAGATCGCCTTTCCCAGCTCCATCGAAACCAGAGACCTGCCTCCTGCAAGCAGGACTTTCTTGCCTTACAG GTGGAAGAGATCGCTCAAACAGAGTAGTAGTGGAGGTTTATGGTGATCACCGACActgggggtctcctttgttgtccaGCTTGGTGCTCTCTAAACTTCTGCTTTATTTCCACACCATCATTAG GAAGGAGGATAGAGAGTTTGGAATGACCATTGTGTACGACAGTCGTAAGATACTGCCACACCTAGAATTCTTTGAAGCTCTGCAGATGGTGCAG GAGCAGGATCCAAAAGCAATCCACTGTGTGCTACTGTTGATCAGTAAGGAGGAAAGTTATAGCCCCAAGGAATACCCTGGAGACATGGTCTGGGGCTTTTGCACT GTTGTTGTGACATCACTCAAAAGCCTTCACAGATATATAGAGTACAGTCAGCTGAGCCCAGCCCTGGAAGGCACTTTTCTTTACAGTCACAGAAACTGGCTGCACCTTCATCAA GAACTGTATCCATTTGTCTTTGCCCTGAAGGAAGCGACAAATTTGCTTCTAGAAGCCATAAAAGAGTTAGAAGGGCTCCATAAAGTAGACACTGCTCAG AATGTACAGCAGTGCATTCATGACCAAAGGGTTCTAATTAACGATGTGCTTGAAGACACCCAGTTGGTTACCTTACAAAGGGAAGGCGGCGCATTGTTGGCCAGGTTGAGATGGGAGAGTGATGTAAGAGCAGCACACTATGAGACCAACTG TAATGTCATGGATACTGTGGATTCCCTTTACAATGAGGTAGAGGAACATGTCCATGTGCTGTTGAGAAGGTCCAACGTATCATTTCAACACCTTGGTTTCTTGCTACAGCTCAGGAAGATGGAATCAAGGTTTATGGAG ATAAAGGAGTGGTTTGATGTGGAGGGAGAGAGACTAATACTGGAGACTGAATCTGCAGAGGAACCAAACAAGagctttgaagaatttctccaatGCTTAACCACTGTCTTCTCTGAAATTAAC GAACATAAGCTTCAGGCAATTATGTTACTAAATGAAGCAGAAAGCATCCAGGAACCAAACGATCCTGAGACAGATGTGTTCCACATAATGGCATCCACATTTAAATCCGACTTGTCTGAATTTCTGTCCCAAGCAGAGCAGTACTGTGATGAGCTGAACACTCTGCTCAATTTGTGCCACTTCTGTGAGAGG GCAACTGAGGTGGCCATAGACTGTTCTCATCATTTGGAACAAGAGAGACTGCAGTGCATGAATCATCAAGAGAAATGGGCTGTTCTTCAGGGATGCCATGAGAAGCTTAGCCAGTTTTCACCTGAACATTTCCAAGAGGCAAAGACCCAGGCCTGCTCTCTGCAGAACACATGGGGGAGGAAGCTGTGGAACATGACTTGGTTAAGGTGTCAGGAGGTCAGTCGGCAACTGGAGGACACTTTACAGGAGTTGGAGCAAGACCAACAGCCATCAGTATCTGTATGTTCACAGTATGAATGGTATGGtaatgcaggaaatgagagcactgATGGAGGGCCAATGCTTCCACAACCTGATACACATCAGAACCCACTTGAATGCTCAGAAGTCCGGCAGAGCCGAGACAGTATCCACAGCACAGTGAACTGCTTCAACATCAATTTCAGGCAATCCCGTAAAGGACGTAAAGGGTCCAAAATGGCTCCAGTGGCAGATCCTGACAAGAAGTCACCCAGCCAAACAACCCATGATGACAGGCAGACAACAGTTGCAGGTTCAGACACAGCTAGTTGCCAGTGGTTACACTGGCACAACAACTCAACCAAATACACTAAGGAAGACTCTTATCCAGCCTCCAGTTCCTCTAAGATTGAGATCCTACCATTTACCTTCACAGAATCTAAGAGCTCACCACCTATCTGCTTCAGTACCCAAATCTCAGGACCTGCCTGCTCTGGAATTCAGACCTCAGTGCTGCAAAACCCAGTACCACTTTCTGGTAGCTTCTGTTTGGAAACTTTGGGCTGTGAGGCAACGCACCCTGAAAATACCTCCCACACTGAAGAGACTGCCAGCTGGGGGAATGAAGCAGCAAATACCCTGTCAAGTCCTGGCATGGAAAACAACACTAT GAAGCTGCAGTGTATTATGGAGGAATTGTTATTGACCGAGCTGGAGTATGTAAGATCTCTGGGTTACATCCTGACTCATTACCTCCCCCTGCTGGCCAGGCCAGATGTGCCTCCAGACCTGAGAGGTCAGCGTGGAAGGATCTTTGGAAACCTAGAGAAACTACATGATTTCCACTGCCATTGTTTCCTGCAGGAGCTTGAGGCTTGCCGGACAGAACCACTTCGGGTGGGCCGCTGTTTCCTCAAACAT AGAGAGAATTTTGGGCTGTACGCTCTCTACAGCAAAAACAAGCCTCAGTCAGATGCTCTGATCCAACAGCATAAGTTCTTCAAG TGTAAACAGATGGAGCTGGGAGACAGCATGGATCTATCCTCCTACCTGCTGAAGCCAGTGCAGAGGATCAGTAAGTACAGTCTACTGCTTCAGGAGATGCTGGATGAATGTGGAGCAGCACATGACGCAGACTGTCTGGAGATCCAAGGTGCTGCCGAGGTGGTCCAATTCCAGCTACGCCATGGAAATGATCTGCTCACCATGGATGCCATCCAGAACTGTGAT GTGAACTTGCAGGAACAAGGCCAGTTAATTCGGCAAGATGAGCTCTATGTGACATTTCGCAAGAAGCGTGCTTTGCGGCGAGTGTTTCTCTTCCAGGACCTTCTTCTGTTCACCAAGACAAAGAAAACACAGCGTGGAGATGATGTGTACGTCTACAAACAGTCTTTCAAG ACATGTGACATTGGACTAACCCAGAACCGTGGACAGAGTGGCTTGTGCTTTGAGATCTggttcagaagaagaagaacccagGACACATATACGCTTCAGGCAGAGAGACAGGACGTAAAAGAGGCCTGGACTGCAGACCTGCAGCACATTCTGTGGGACCAGGCACTGAAAAacagag